In the genome of Cercospora beticola chromosome 2, complete sequence, one region contains:
- a CDS encoding uncharacterized protein (BUSCO:EOG09260JJW~MEROPS:MER0001156): MKRVARQWTCPSCALRQPRRGLVTSTRAKGAAAAAAAATDDYRPVSKADPSIAHDDRTLRQVFDSPDFWKDFSSKQKYHYGGNKNAGLFQNRYLYEPAGFERWANDVLQKCQRIVAKVLQYDSVEQYKRIARDMDRLSDLLCRVIDLSDFIRSVHPDPKIQAAASQAYAMMFQYMNILNTTRGLDTQLKRAQSTPEVWESWSPEEQTVADILIRDFAKSAIELPEQQRQAFVDISDDIAVVGNDFVDKMTAEKPVLSIESSRMKGMDPVFVRQLTKWGRVNLPTEGMPATIALRTVEDPDTRQEIYMANRISSTANVQRLERLLKKRAELADLSGYDSFAHMTLTDKMAKSPEAVTSFLNGLAQVNAPKVREELQELLELKKSDAQRGADRLNAWDRDYYTAQLLQSMRSKARTPDFLSAYFSLGTVFQGLSRLFHRLYGIRLVPHQTLPGETWNEDVRRLDVIDDHEGHIAVIYCDLFERPGKSPNPAHFTLRCSRRISEEEMHEAAEVTSRPNSPFATAQEAVNDGLATNFNPRDNNALYQLPTIALICDFSMPASSTFSRQRPALLTFRELTTLFHEMGHALHSICGRTALQNVSGTRCATDFAELPSVLMESFASAPEVLALYARHWETDAPLDPARVQERVQIDRRMQGAETESQILLGMLDQEFHSSAPLSWTRDGESTELYHRVWNQYSAIPEPRGTSWQGFFGHLFGYGATYYSYLFDRAIAGKIWRDVFQRQVGDAVNPERGQVFRDEVLRWGGGRDGWKCVAGVLGESEKREVLEEGGKGAMERVGLWGVHN, translated from the coding sequence ATGAAACGGGTGGCACGGCAGTGGACATGTCCCTCATGTGCACTGCGCCAACCGCGTCGAGGTCTGGTCACTTCGACGCGCGCCAAGGGAGCTGcagccgctgcagcagcggcgaccGACGACTATCGACCCGTGTCGAAAGCAGATCCATCCATTGCCCACGATGACAGAACATTGAGGCAAGTCTTTGATTCGCCCGACTTCTGGAAGGACTTCTCATCAAAGCAAAAGTATCACTATGGAGGGAACAAAAATGCGGGTCTCTTCCAGAATCGATACCTCTACGAACCGGCCGGATTCGAACGATGGGCGAACGATGTGTTGCAGAAGTGCCAGAGGATCGTTGCAAAAGTGTTACAATATGATTCCGTGGAGCAATACAAGCGCATCGCTCGAGATATGGACAGACTGAGCGACTTGCTGTGTCGTGTCATCGATCTGAGCGACTTCATTCGCTCCGTTCATCCGGATCCAAAGATACAAGCGGCGGCGAGTCAGGCGTATGCGATGATGTTCCAATACATGAATATTCTGAACACAACGAGGGGACTAGATACTCAGCTAAAGCGAGCTCAATCGACACCAGAGGTATGGGAATCGTGGAGCCCAGAGGAGCAAACAGTAGCGGATATCTTGATTCGAGACTTTGCGAAAAGCGCAATAGAATTGCCCGAGCAGCAAAGGCAGGCCTTTGTGGATATTTCAGATGACATTGCGGTGGTGGGAAATGACTTCGTGGACAAGATGACTGCCGAAAAGCCAGTCCTGTCGATCGAGAGCAGCCGAATGAAAGGCATGGACCCCGTGTTTGTGAGGCAACTGACGAAATGGGGACGAGTGAACTTGCCAACGGAAGGAATGCCAGCGACTATTGCGTTACGGACGGTAGAGGATCCGGATACACGACAGGAAATCTACATGGCCAATAGGATTTCATCGACTGCCAACGTTCAACGATTGGAGCggctgctgaagaagcgTGCAGAATTGGCAGACTTGTCAGGATACGACAGCTTTGCGCACATGACGCTCACGGACAAGATGGCCAAGTCGCCCGAAGCTGTAACGTCATTCTTGAATGGCCTAGCTCAGGTCAATGCACCAAAAGTGCGGGAGGAACTGCAGGAACTGCTGGAATTGAAGAAGAGCGATGCTCAGAGGGGTGCGGACAGACTCAATGCTTGGGACCGGGACTACTATACGGCCCAGCTCCTGCAGTCAATGCGTTCGAAAGCACGAACTCCAGACTTTTTGAGCGCCTACTTCTCTCTGGGCACCGTCTTTCAAGGGCTCTCGCGTCTCTTTCATCGCCTCTATGGCATCCGTCTCGTGCCTCATCAGACACTACCGGGAGAGACATGGAACGAGGACGTGCGACGCCTCGATGTCATCGACGACCACGAAGGCCATATTGCAGTCATCTATTGCGATCTGTTCGAGCGACCAGGAAAATCGCCCAATCCAGCACACTTCACACTTCGATGCTCACGTCGGATCTCCGAGGAAGAGATGCATGAGGCGGCAGAAGTCACCTCGCGACCCAATTCTCCCTTCGCGACAGCACAAGAAGCAGTAAACGATGGCTTAGCCACCAACTTCAACCCGCGCGACAACAACGCCCTCTATCAACTCCCCACCATCGCTCTCATTTGCGACTTCTCCATGCCAGCATCCTCTACCTTCTCCCGCCAGCGTCCAGCACTTCTTACTTTCCGCGAACTCACGACTCTCTTCCACGAAATGGGCCACGCCTTACATTCCATCTGTGGCCGCACCGCTCTGCAGAACGTCTCCGGAACCCGCTGCGCGACCGACTTCGCCGAACTTCCTTCCGTCCTAATGGAGAGTTTTGCTTCCGCGCCGGAAGTCCTCGCCCTCTATGCCCGCCACTGGGAGACCGACGCCCCGCTCGATCCCGCACGTGTCCAGGAACGCGTGCAAATCGATCGCAGAATGCAAGGCGCCGAGACAGAGTCACAAATTCTGCTTGGCATGCTCGATCAGGAATTCCATTCTTCTGCTCCTCTGTCTTGGACTCGCGATGGTGAGTCTACAGAATTATACCATCGCGTCTGGAACCAGTATTCCGCTATTCCCGAACCCCGAGGAACGTCTTGGCAAGGTTTCTTTGGGCATTTGTTTGGGTATGGTGCGacgtactatagctatttgTTCGATCGCGCTATTGCGGGGAAGATTTGGAGAGATGTATTTCAGCGGCAGGTGGGCGATGCTGTCAACCCGGAACGGGGACAGGTCTTCCGTGACGAGGTGTTGAGATGGGGTGGAGGGAGGGATGGATGGAAGTGTGTGGCGGGTGTGTTGGGAGAGAGTGAGAAGAGAGAGGTTTTGGAGGAGGGTGGTAAAGGGGCTATGGAGAGGGTGGGGTTGTGGGGTGTGCATAACTGA